A genomic stretch from Arachis stenosperma cultivar V10309 chromosome 3, arast.V10309.gnm1.PFL2, whole genome shotgun sequence includes:
- the LOC130968186 gene encoding uncharacterized protein LOC130968186, protein MSRCFPFPPPGYEKEARTDEVDLLKKEKHKEKKHKKEKKDKEKKESKEKREKEGRDGKHKEKKDKKDKHREKKKDRDKDKDKDKDKVKEKDRDKAKVLDRDNSKTGTADDKEFPRHAEGPNVGKAYQKDSRQNDKKGTLVEEKPAKQHTIDNGEKARQNNHLAKENKDSKILMELDRMVRGGNGGAENHLVQFTDINHRKEEEAVRFVGKGSGAWLDGKEKLKDKAFIAKKIDAKGIPAQDRPIANAAVQNHVGNFHPRVDGAPKVLEKNRTLEAGNIHPRFDGLSKLMEKKIEKTLEASIEGKEKVKEKKDEGKEKVKEKKDEGKEKVKEKKDEKRREKRKDREKEKKGHGKDKDRDKEKKKEEKAMEHTEVKNIELNKSKECNKAGPIGLNSLSQVKNGHENAVTGENPKKRKDVESNGVPRANDNWPSKLPRPSSSHLFAENGRILEPCQISIPNASDRQGGAAPNVKIENKAGKINGIIATQPFEVPSNKSHIAPPAPAEPVIAATIKPPHPDTKYLSQVYSIPKMEEWSGFDDQEWLFGSSNSPETRRVVGSSEVTEPHQVWAEGLHIEPVDVFALPYVIPY, encoded by the exons ATGTCGCGGTGCTTTCCATTTCCACCACCAGGATATGAAAAGGAAGCTAGAACAGATGAAGTAGACTTGTTAAAAAAG GAAAAgcacaaagaaaagaaacataaaaaggagaaaaaggacaaagaaaagaaagaaagtaaggagaagagagaaaaagaaggaagggATGGAAAACATAAGGAAAAGAAGGACAAAAAGGATAAACacagagaaaagaagaaagatagAGACAAGGACAAGGACAAGGACAAGGACAAGGTCAAGGAGAAGGATAGGGACAAGGCAAAGGTGTTAGATAGAGATAACAGTAAAACAGGTACTGCGGATGACAAAGAATTTCCACGACATGCTGAGGGTCCAAATGTGGGTAAAGCCTACCAAAAGGATTCCAGGCAAAATGATAAGAAGGGTACTCTTGTTGAGGAGAAACCTGCCAAACAGCATACCATTGACAATGGGGAGAAGGCCAGACAAAACAATCATCTGGCTAAGGAGAACAAGGATTCTAAAATCCTCATGGAGTTGGATAGGATGGTTAGGGGTGGTAACGGAGGAGCTGAAAATCATTTGGTTCAGTTCACAGATATAAACCACAGGAAAGAGGAGGAGGCTGTTAGGTTTGTGGGAAAGGGCAGTGGTGCTTGGCTTGATGGTAAGGAAAAACTCAAGGATAAGGCTTTTATTGCTAAGAAGATCGATGCAAAAGGAATCCCGGCTCAAGACCGACCTATTGCAAATGCAGCTGTTCAGAATCATGTTGGAAATTTTCATCCCAGAGTTGATGGAGCACCCAAAGTTTTGGAGAAGAATAGGACTTTGGAAGCTGGAAATATTCATCCCAGATTTGATGGATTATCCAAACTTAtggagaaaaaaattgaaaagactTTGGAAGCAAGCATTGAAGGGAAAGAGAAGGTTAAGGAAAAGAAAgatgaaggaaaagaaaaggttaaggaaaaaaaagatgaaggaaaagaaaaggttaaggaaaaaaaagatgaaaaacggagagaaaaaaggaaagatagagagaaggagaaaaaaggGCATGGAAAGGACAAAGACAGGGacaaagagaagaaaaaagaggagaaagCTATGGAGCATACCGAAGTTAAAAACATAGAGCTCAATAAATCAAAAGAATGCAACAAAGCTGGTCCTATAGGTTTAAATTCTTTGTCACAAGTCAAGAATGGCCATGAGAATGCTGTTACTGGTGAAAATCCCAAGAAACGAAAGGATGTTGAATCAAATGGAGTTCCACGTG CCAATGACAATTGGCCTAGTAAGCTGCCAAGACCATCTTCCTCTCACCTGTTCGCCGAAAATGGAAGGATATTGGAACCATGCCAAATTTCCATTCCAAATGCATCTGACAGGCAAGGAGGAGCAGCCCCTAATGTTAAGATAGAAAACAAGGCAGGCAAGATAAACGGCATCATTGCCACTCAGCCGTTTGAAGTTCCCTCAAACAAGAGCCATATTGCTCCTCCTGCACCAGCTGAACCGGTCATTGCAGCAACCATAAAACCCCCTCATCCGGATACCAAGTACCTAAGCCAGGTATATTCAATCCCGAAAATGGAGGAGTGGTCTGGTTTCGATGATCAAGAATGGTTGTTTGGTAGCAGTAATTCTCCAGAAACGAGACGTGTGGTGGGATCTTCAGAGGTTACAGAACCACATCAAGTATGGGCAGAAGGTTTGCACATAGAGCCAGTAGATGTCTTTGCTCTGCCATATGTCATTCCATACTGA